One segment of Gemmatimonadota bacterium DNA contains the following:
- a CDS encoding sulfatase, whose translation MKAPSPPNVLIVLSDQLRRQALSTYGDPNIVTPHVDALAERGVRFEHASSTCPICVPFRFTFMTGLYAHDRKVPAIEYRMSPAERTLADEFNEAGYETIYTGKWHLDGGHGRMGSAVQCGRTAVKKAYRGRWRKWMGFELRNGPFDTYYFEDDDPVPRPVEGYQTDGLFDLAMDYLERRDPSRPFCMVISVEPPHDPFEAPEALMRSWEAMDIVLPPNVEAVDAEATERFMLNRKRYYAMVENLDWNMGRLGAFLLRTGLHGETVVLFMADHGELGGAHGLRGKQWPYEESTGIPLIVADPRHPDRAGAVVEDPVSTEDLFPTILGLAGLKPRDALPGENLAPLINGSVSGLGREGVLLEFIAEQRKGVVFHDWVWRGFRSARYKYTVRGDNHGGSPWQFFDLEKDPWEQRNLLDDPACRAEITRHHDLLRQRMKETDDHFVLLPAYGREGLNTWD comes from the coding sequence ATGAAGGCTCCATCACCGCCCAATGTGCTGATCGTCCTGAGTGATCAACTGCGGCGGCAGGCCCTGTCCACCTACGGGGACCCGAACATCGTCACACCCCATGTCGACGCCCTGGCCGAACGGGGCGTGCGCTTCGAGCATGCCAGCTCGACCTGCCCCATCTGCGTCCCTTTCCGCTTTACGTTCATGACGGGACTGTACGCCCACGACCGGAAGGTCCCCGCGATCGAATACAGGATGTCTCCGGCGGAACGGACCCTGGCCGACGAGTTCAACGAAGCGGGGTACGAAACGATCTATACGGGGAAATGGCATCTCGACGGCGGCCACGGACGCATGGGATCCGCTGTCCAGTGCGGCAGGACGGCCGTAAAGAAGGCGTACCGGGGCCGGTGGCGGAAATGGATGGGCTTCGAGCTCAGGAACGGCCCCTTCGACACTTATTACTTCGAGGACGATGACCCGGTGCCCAGGCCGGTCGAAGGATACCAGACCGACGGACTCTTCGACCTCGCCATGGACTACCTCGAGCGCCGGGACCCGTCCCGTCCTTTCTGCATGGTGATCTCCGTCGAACCGCCGCATGATCCCTTCGAAGCGCCGGAGGCCCTGATGCGCAGCTGGGAGGCAATGGACATCGTGCTGCCGCCCAACGTGGAGGCGGTCGACGCCGAGGCCACGGAACGGTTCATGCTCAACCGGAAGCGGTACTACGCCATGGTCGAGAACCTGGACTGGAACATGGGCCGCCTGGGCGCCTTCCTTCTGCGTACCGGGCTGCACGGCGAGACCGTTGTGCTGTTTATGGCGGACCATGGAGAGCTCGGTGGCGCCCATGGTCTTCGGGGAAAGCAGTGGCCCTACGAGGAGTCCACGGGAATTCCCTTAATCGTGGCGGATCCCAGGCACCCGGACCGGGCCGGTGCCGTGGTCGAGGACCCGGTCTCCACCGAGGATCTGTTCCCCACCATCCTGGGTCTCGCCGGGCTGAAGCCGAGAGACGCCCTGCCCGGCGAGAACCTGGCCCCGCTGATTAACGGCAGTGTCAGCGGCCTGGGCCGGGAAGGCGTCCTGCTGGAATTCATAGCGGAACAGAGGAAGGGCGTGGTCTTCCACGACTGGGTGTGGCGCGGATTCCGTTCCGCCCGGTACAAGTACACCGTCCGCGGCGACAACCACGGCGGCAGTCCCTGGCAGTTCTTCGACCTGGAAAAGGACCCATGGGAACAGCGAAACCTGTTGGACGATCCGGCCTGCCGGGCGGAGATCACGCGGCACCACGACCTGCTACGACAGCGGATGAAGGAAACCGATGACCACTTCGTCCTTCTTCCGGCATACGGAAGAGAAGGACTAAACACCTGGGATTGA
- a CDS encoding phytanoyl-CoA dioxygenase family protein: MTRPDDLDIYLFDLQGFLHLEQALTKPEVAELNACLDAIPPLSPGEWHGYVHAHTYGTVDGLNLQQIYEAGAPFEALIDHPSWIDRVKHFVGGEGTFDYAHGPLFIDENFANFREPGEAIGLHSGGYPPIMRNGFRYHGGRFMCGQINVLMALTDIGPGDGATMVIPGSHKSNFTHPDFARHAMKPKGASVEGIAASVELFMEAGDALLFVDGISHGSAMRRNAGTRRIVVYRYGPSWGNFRHGYQPSPELLERLTPDRRQIVSPQKASPDGAPYGGPGLH, from the coding sequence ATGACCAGACCGGACGACCTGGACATCTACCTGTTCGACCTGCAGGGCTTCCTCCACCTGGAACAGGCCCTGACGAAGCCCGAGGTGGCGGAACTGAATGCCTGCCTGGACGCGATCCCGCCCCTGTCTCCGGGTGAATGGCACGGTTACGTCCACGCCCACACCTACGGCACCGTGGACGGCCTGAACCTGCAGCAGATCTACGAAGCGGGCGCCCCCTTCGAGGCGCTGATCGACCATCCTTCCTGGATCGACAGGGTCAAGCACTTCGTGGGCGGGGAGGGTACCTTCGACTATGCCCACGGCCCCCTGTTCATCGACGAAAACTTCGCCAATTTCCGGGAGCCGGGCGAGGCGATCGGACTGCACTCCGGCGGGTACCCGCCCATCATGCGCAATGGATTCCGCTACCACGGCGGGCGGTTCATGTGCGGCCAGATCAACGTGCTGATGGCGCTGACCGACATCGGACCCGGGGACGGCGCCACCATGGTCATCCCCGGCAGCCACAAGTCCAACTTCACCCATCCCGATTTCGCCCGGCACGCCATGAAGCCGAAGGGCGCCTCCGTGGAAGGCATCGCCGCGTCGGTTGAGCTGTTCATGGAAGCGGGCGACGCCCTGCTCTTCGTGGACGGTATTTCCCACGGTTCGGCCATGCGGCGGAACGCGGGTACCCGGCGTATCGTGGTCTACAGGTACGGACCGTCCTGGGGCAACTTCCGCCACGGTTACCAGCCGTCTCCCGAACTGCTGGAACGCCTTACACCGGACCGGCGGCAGATCGTCTCACCGCAAAAGGCCTCGCCCGATGGTGCGCCCTACGGCGGGCCCGGTCTGCACTAG
- a CDS encoding sulfatase-like hydrolase/transferase has protein sequence MAESKRPNLLFIMDDQHRHDYLSAAGASFLNTPNLDRLASRGIRFTQCITNAPVCAPARIGLASGYQPARLGCLDNNCYLPRHITPYYARLRDAGYRVGCVGKLDLAKPDPYNGRRGDRPRVFGWGFTHPVECEGKMHAGMADEPRGPYGFWLKEQGLFEAFRADYAARQARGWIEDASHDSVLPLEAFEDAYIGRRAAEWIGAVPDDYPWHLFVSFVGPHDPFDPPAEYADRYRDADVPPAVHSGREGGNHEGHGRTRKPEWVNARRRDLSAEKIAVTRRQYCAAIELIDDQVGRIIEAVERRGMGEDTVVVFASDHGEMLGDHGLYTKSVPYEAALRVPLIAAGPGIPGGRTSDALVELIDVNPTLCALGGLPAQEGLDARDLGPVLAGERTTHREEAASALRAFRLIRTAECKLVAHHTGEVELYDLESDPDELENVTDERPETVAALRRRLRQRFHFPP, from the coding sequence ATGGCCGAATCCAAACGTCCCAATCTCCTCTTCATCATGGACGACCAGCACCGCCACGACTACCTGTCGGCCGCGGGCGCGTCGTTCCTGAACACGCCGAACCTGGACCGCCTGGCAAGCCGCGGGATCCGTTTCACGCAATGCATCACCAACGCCCCGGTCTGCGCCCCCGCGCGCATCGGCCTGGCCAGCGGATACCAGCCCGCGCGGCTGGGGTGCCTCGACAACAACTGCTACCTGCCCCGGCATATCACGCCCTATTACGCCCGGTTGCGGGACGCGGGGTACCGGGTCGGTTGCGTGGGCAAACTCGACCTGGCCAAGCCGGACCCCTACAACGGCCGCCGCGGCGACCGGCCCCGGGTCTTCGGCTGGGGCTTCACCCATCCCGTGGAGTGCGAGGGCAAGATGCACGCGGGCATGGCGGACGAACCGCGCGGGCCTTACGGCTTCTGGTTAAAGGAACAGGGGTTGTTCGAAGCCTTCCGGGCGGATTACGCAGCCCGCCAGGCGCGGGGATGGATCGAGGACGCGTCTCACGACTCGGTGCTGCCGCTCGAGGCCTTCGAGGACGCCTATATCGGCCGCCGCGCCGCCGAATGGATCGGCGCCGTGCCGGACGACTACCCGTGGCACCTCTTCGTCAGCTTCGTGGGTCCCCACGACCCCTTCGATCCGCCTGCCGAATACGCCGACCGTTACCGGGACGCGGACGTGCCGCCCGCCGTGCACAGCGGCCGCGAAGGTGGCAACCACGAGGGTCACGGCCGCACGCGAAAGCCGGAGTGGGTCAATGCCCGGCGCCGCGATCTCTCCGCCGAAAAGATCGCCGTTACCCGCAGACAGTACTGCGCGGCCATCGAACTGATCGACGACCAGGTGGGCCGGATCATCGAAGCGGTTGAACGGCGGGGCATGGGGGAAGACACCGTAGTCGTCTTCGCCAGCGACCACGGCGAGATGCTGGGCGATCACGGGCTGTACACCAAGTCGGTCCCCTACGAGGCGGCCCTGCGGGTGCCGCTGATCGCCGCCGGGCCGGGCATACCGGGCGGGCGTACGTCCGACGCCCTCGTGGAACTGATCGATGTCAATCCCACGTTGTGCGCGCTTGGGGGCCTGCCGGCCCAGGAAGGCCTCGACGCGCGAGACCTGGGCCCCGTGCTTGCGGGGGAACGGACGACGCACCGGGAGGAAGCGGCCAGTGCGCTGCGGGCGTTCAGGCTGATCCGGACCGCAGAATGTAAGCTGGTGGCTCACCACACCGGTGAGGTCGAACTGTATGACCTGGAGAGCGATCCGGATGAGTTAGAGAACGTGACGGACGAACGGCCGGAAACTGTCGCGGCGTTGCGGAGGCGGTTGCGTCAGCGGTTCCACTTCCCGCCGTGA